A single genomic interval of Corylus avellana chromosome ca10, CavTom2PMs-1.0 harbors:
- the LOC132164741 gene encoding uncharacterized protein LOC132164741, with translation MEDVITEIPPPSRFFQEDLNNFTPPSPPLPSPFLVFSNPKPDEPLCPSLLIVAISSPSLYVFHHLSTKSLIGSLVLPEISFAGNSSESSLGDKSCNIYTLNVGDDSIILISVPCSIAAERSHIVAKLLIADKIIPQRVLILDSVQSLNFRGKLSPDEAFAFKLETSSERNGLGEGNGGSSLLKGIDYFPSGSVIDGLAAALLGRCQTKNIKGTLCVSWPQFGGAVMSLVKSILHRSVLPCLDLKMSGDGKDECLRFNRTKGHPLDSELYT, from the coding sequence ATGGAAGATGTCATAACTGAGATTCCCCCACCTTCAAGGTTCTTTCAGGAAGATCTGAATAACTTTACTCCTCCATCACCACCTCTTCCATCTCCCTTCCTCGTTTTTTCTAATCCTAAACCTGATGAACCTCTTTGTCCCTCTCTCCTCATCGTCGCCATATCTTCCCCATCTCTTTATGTTTTCCACCATCTATCCACTAAATCTCTAATTGGAAGTCTCGTCCTACCTGAGATCTCTTTCGCTGGAAACTCTAGTGAATCCTCTCTTGGAGATAAATCCTGCAACATCTACACCCTCAATGTTGGTGATGATTCAATTATCCTCATCTCTGTTCCGTGCTCCATTGCAGCGGAGAGATCTCACATTGTTGCAAAGTTGCTGATTGCTGATAAAATTATTCCTCAGAGGGTTCTGATATTGGATTCAGTTCAGAGTCTAAATTTTCGTGGTAAGCTGTCACCGGATGAGGCATTTGCTTTCAAGCTGGAGACGTCATCAGAAAGAAATGGGTTGGGTGAGGGTAATGGAGGTTCATCATTGTTGAAGGGTATAGACTACTTTCCATCAGGAAGTGTTATAGATGGGTTGGCAGCTGCTTTGCTAGGTCGATGCCAGACAAAGAATATCAAGGGAACTTTGTGTGTTTCTTGGCCTCAATTTGGTGGGGCTGTGATGTCCCTGGTTAAATCTATACTACACAGGAGTGTTTTGCCGTGCTTGGACTTGAAAATGAGTGGTGATGGTAAGGATGAATGTTTAAGATTCAACCGGACCAAGGGTCATCCTTTAGATTCTGAGTTGTATACCTGA